CTCGGCCAGTCTCTGCAGCAGGGCAATGACTGTGTCCTGTTTGGAGGAGAGCAGCTCCAGAGCTGTGGCCATCCTTCCCAGGGACTCTGCCATGcacacctccctcctctcatacCTCCTCCCCTGGGCCTCTGCCCTGCTGCGACAGACCTGCTCCTCCTCAGCATGCCCTTCCTGCCTCCTCAGGAACTCCTGCAGCAGGGAGGTGCCTTCTCCTCGCTTCTGCTGCTGGACCAGAGGGGAGGTAATGGAGGAGCCCTTGGAGGTAGAGCTGGAGAAGCAACCACGCTTCTTTCTGCGGAGGTGCACGCGGCTGAGGTTGGAGGGGAAGTGACAGGAGGCAGGGGGCTGTGCGACCGGAGCAGGGGAGGGGTTTGGCTGTACAGGGTCTGTGTTATTAGCTATTCTGGGGGAGGGTGTGTCCAAAGGgttgggtagagggagggaggagcagacagGGGTGGGGGGGGATCTGACAAAGgtgtagagagggagggtggagggaactGGTGTatggagtgggagggaggaggggacaagGGTGAGTGTCCGAGTGCAGGCAGTGATGAGGTTGCCATGGGGAAGGAGAAGGGGCTTCTGCTCGGTTTTGGTGGTTTCCGTGGCGACGTTCACCTTAGGGATGCTGGTTACTAGGGTAGGGCTGCTAGTGGTCTCGGCACCGATGGTGTCACCAAGCATGGCATCCATCATCTtatgagagcgagagacacacaaagagagatgGAATGTTGAGATAAGAGGGTCTTGTCAGCACCCTTGGGCAGCTTATAACAATCTTGTTTCTTACCTTCATAGTACACCCACAATGTCACTAGAATTGTTGAGCATTCACCAGTAGACCACTATGACCACAATAACAACATTTAACCAAATGAATAGACGGCTGCCTGAGAACGTCATGAAAATGATGCGTGAACAACGCAGGAGTAGAAGGCTGTGCGTTGCTGTGATCCTGAACAGCCAgacagctagcaacaatgacaagaaactgccatgtggggaatcataGGTGGCTTGTTTCAGTTAATTGTATCTTGTTCTTGATAGCATTTCTTGTTTGAAGGCGTTTTGACTTATACCACGTCTATGATAATATGTCTCAAATTTGCTAGCTAGCAGCACTGTCTGATGATATTCTCTtcacaatgtatttgagagataAAAAGTGCTTACTGTGCAAATGCATgcatgttttcaataaacatttggagactAAATACAGTTTCAATAGAGCCACAAGCATTGGTTCTTGCTAAACACCACAAGTATATTATTATAAAACAAACAAGTACCTCAAAGTACTCCCAGGAGGTTCTGGCCTGGCCGGTCTCCCTGCCTCTGTATTTGACCCTCTTATAGGTGACAATCAAGTTGTTCCACTTGCGGCGGATCTTCTCAACAGGGAGACAGTGACCCTGCTCCTCCAACTCCTTCTGCACGCTCTGGAAGAGCTGCGAACGCTCCCGGGTTCCGTACAGGCTCCAGCGGCACCCCACTGCTTCGATCAGGTACACGATGGCCTGGGAGGAGAACTCTGGGGAGGAGGTCGGGAGGGTCATGACTGGGgctgaggaggaaaggagggatgtTTAATAAGTACTGTAAGTCCAGAGGatctgctaaattaccaaaatgtaaatCCTCTCATGACAGAGTTAACCATACTAATGTTATCAACCAGCTAGCCAGCATGCACAAGATATTTGGTTCTGGGTGCTGCAGATAAATGGTACATCTACAGTAGGTGCTTAGACCAGGAAATATAGGAAGGGGTAGTTAGATTCATTTTAGGATCCCTCTTTATTTTACTCCCCTCTATCTTTAATTGGGAAAATAGGACTCACCTGGAGCTATCTTTAAGATGGTTTTACCATCTGCAGAAGTGACGTTAGAGGAAAAGAAACAGTCAGCACTCACAGGATCTAGTGTACAGAAAGAAAGACGCAGATGCCACATGCAAAACAGCCAAAGAGCAAATATGTTTGCGATAGCTCATAATGTCAATACAATTCTGATATTTCATTATAGATTGCACTAATGTTTCTGAAGTGTGCAGACTTTTTCCTGTTTCTCCAGGTTTGCATTTTGCGTCCAGAACGTTCACTATTCAGCTCCGGGTGTGCGGTAGATTCCGCCTATTATCTAATAGTAGTTCTAAAGTAAAATATCCTGTGAGACAAGAAAAATATGCCACGTCTGTCTGATTATACAGTACCAACAACTTACACAGTACTATGGGTTTGCTGGTCGTTTTAATTGCCAGCCGCCCATGCTGTGTTGAATACCCTGCATGGTCTTCTATTGGACCGCCTTCTCCCGGAGAAATATCGTGACGAGCTGCAGACTCGGAGCCTCTTTTGCCTGAAAGCAGCGGAGATGATTCGTCTTCTTCGTCAAAGGACTCGGAGTCTTCACTTTTCACAGTGATATTCAAAGACATTACCGCGTCTACCAAGCGCACTTTCTTGGCTATAGTATGGAATCGCTCGACCCCGTCTAAATATGCTACATATTGGTTGTTTCTCTCAATGCTTATTCGAAGGAAAACGTTTTAGTCTCTCAATTAGATATAAAGAAGACCCAACATCAGCCACTATTGCAGTATTTGCATTCTCGGACCTGTGGCTTTACAACAAGATGAAGTGAAATGGCTGCGTAGTTTTCACCATGGCTGCGTAGTTTTCGCCAGGTCTGCGCAACTCTGCTACGCAGCTCTGGGCAGGGATTCGCTGCTGGCAATTATGGTGACGTGTACTAGCGTGCGCAGGCTCTGCACAGTGCAGAGACGCAACGCAGACGATGCCCAGGCTGCCCTGAAGAGGGCGCTGCTGCTCTGTCTGATGATATTCTCTTCACAATAAGCATTCTGGTAGGCTATGCACAGTCAAACAAGTAGACCTACATACAGTACGTTGTGCAATGTTTTAGAAAATCTTTGGTGACATCCTATGTGTTttgtcttaaaaaaaaaatagatagaATATTTCatataataaatatattcaaatacaatgctttttttTGACACTGCAATATCATATGAACACTTCTGGGTTTAAgcatcatttttttaaatatatttttcttttACAATTTGTCTTTTACATAATCTCTCTAGTCTGAGTGGACAGCGGTAACTCCGAGGTTCAGCATCACTGGACAGCTGAGGTCTCAGAGAATCCAACTCTGTGGAGAATCCCTGGACATAAATCCAGTAAAGCTTAACCAGAAGTAAGACGTCTAGAGGCCTGGAAGGTAACAACTTACATGATAAGTTTGGAGAGTGACATTCACTGTATGAAATGCAATGTTATCACCATCATTCTATTTTAATGGTTATCACACACCAATTTTGGCTGCTAGAATGAATGAAAGGAATGAATAAAATGACTAGATAGATGACAGTGAATAATGTACATGCATGGAAAATAAGATGGGTACAACTTGGTGTACGCGTCTGTATGAATGCTGTATAGAAAGACCAGGGCATGGTGAATATTCCCTGTTGTCTCATAGTGAGATAACAGTACAGACTTGATGAAGGCTCTACTGGCTATTGGATGTCGTTGGATGCTGAATGTACTCTTGAACTCTCTCTCAACTAGATCCTTCAATCCTTCGCCCATTTCACGGAACTCTGCATTATCCTTCAGAAAAAAAAGAGACACCGTTGTATAGAAGACATAATAAACAAGCTAGAAATGCAATTAACACAACTCATTTAGCCTGTGCAGCTGTGTTAGTGTTATTCATGCATTAGCACAAGTAAAGTTGATTAGCATGtccaacatttttttttcaaaattttAGCCCAGAGGTTTCACATTGGATATTGCAGTAGTGCAGTCTTACCCTGTTAAATGTGGCACAGTTGGTGAAGATAAGCAACACGTCAGACACAAAGTGTTGCACTGTTTGGTAGAGATTCTGCTGCAGCTTCTCCACAACCCTGTCCAGCCATGTAGGGGCCTTAATCACACTGGTGTAGTTTCTCACCGGCAATGAAACATACAGAcagatgtgacacacacacagatacacacacggacggacacacagacagacacggacGTACGatcagacggacggacggacagatagATAGACTGGTTGATGAATTGATTGATTGTTCGGCAGGCAATTGGCCCAATGATAGCATTCATTCATCAGGGCTCCTCACCAGTAGGTGGTCAGAGATTCGGCAGATCAGACCCACCTGGTAAGTCTTTTGACTGGGGTAACGCCACGACTGACTGGCCCTCAGTACAAAGAATGTACACATCCACATAAGATTATCActgtgattacacacacacacacacacacacacacacacacacacactaagctgACAGCTAAGTGTACCTACACAGAACAAACAGACCTCTCTTctatcaatctctttctctcactctctctctatcaaccCTTCTCACCCCAGCATAGAATCATCCACATTAGGATGGATGGAAGGAGCGAGGACACTTATCACAGCATATCAAGCTACCCTGGCTCATCATCCTGATTGTGCTGccaagacagagaagagaggaaggtgagaagGAATTGGTTAACAATCAAGCAACAACTGCCTGTTTGTTTGTTAACGAATATTGTACAGATTTGTTTCCCACACCCTCGAGTGTAAAACAAGGAGACACCTTAACACCAACTGTGTTTGCTATGTTTATTAATGCTTTGGCAACATTTTAATATTGGAGTGAGATATGATGAAGAAATGCTAAGTACTCTCTTATATGGTGATGATATTATTTTGATGGCAGAAACTGAACAAGACCTGCAGAACATGATATTAAATGCAGTCGTGCAAAAGATGGAGACTCCTGATCAATCAGAAAAAAACAAAGAATGCATTTTAGAAAACCAAGTACTAAGAGAAGAGTTTTTCAGTTTTGTTTTGGTGAAGAAATGATTGAGTTTACTAGCAATTATAAATATTTGGATAATTAATTTGATGAACATATTACCTTTCATTACGGCACATCTGCCCTGGACGACTCAGCAAGTACAGCTCTTGGGGGAGTTATAAAAAACAATAACACTCAAAGATATTGAGTATGCCATGTATTCCCAACTGTATCAGACATGTGTGTTCTGTTCTGGACTATTCAGCAGGGGTGTGGGTTGCTAAGAGGTATCTCACAGCAGTCTGTTATTTTTTAGGTGAACACAAGTTTGCAACTATACTGGCAATAACTGGGAACacgggctgggaaccctgtgaggtgagatggaagacGTGCATGGTGAGACATTGGAATACACATTTTTAATATTttataatatatacatttttaaatattaaaacatacaatcatacatacagtgccttgcgaaagtattcggcccccttgaactttgcaaccttttgacacattccaggcttcaaacataaagatataaaactgtatttttttgtgaagaatcaacaacaagtgggacacaatcatgaagtggaacgacatttcttggatatttcaaacttttttaacaaatcaaaaactgaaaaattgggcgtgcaaaattattcagcccctttactttcagtgcagcaaactctctccagaagttcagtgaggatctctgaatgatccaatgttgacctaaatgactaatgatgataaatacaatccacctgtgtgtaatcaagtctccgtataaatgcacctgcactgtgatagtctcagaggtccatcaaaagcgcagagagcatcatgaagaacaaggaacacaccaggcaggtccgagatactgttgtgaagaagtttaaagccggatttggatacaaaaagatttcccaagctttaaacatcccaaggagcactgtgcaagcgataatattgaaatggaaggagtttcagaccactgcaaatctaccaagacctggccgtccctctaaactttcagctcatacaaggaaaagactgatcagagatgcagccaagaggcccatgatcactctggatgaactgcagagatctacagctgaagtgggagactctgtccataggacaacaatcagtcgtatattgcacaaatctggcctttatggaagagtggcaagaaagaagaaagccatttcttaaagatatccataaaaagtgtcgtttaaagtttgccacaagccacctgggagacacaccaaacatgtggaagaaggtgctctggtcagatgaaaccaaaattgaactttttggcaacaatgcaaaacgttatgtttggcgtaaaagcaacacagctcatcaccctgaacacaccatccccactgtcaaacatggtggtggcagcatcatggtttgggcctgcttttcttcagcagggacagggaagatggttaaaattgatgggaagatggatggagccaaatacaggaccattctggaagaaaacctgatggagtctgcaaaagacctgagactgggacggagatttgtcttccaacaagacaatgatccaaaacataaagcaaaatctacaatggaatgattcaaaaataaacatatccaggtgttagaatggccaagtcaaagtccagacctgaatccaatcgagaatctgtggaaagaactgaaaactgctgttcacaaatgctctccatccaacctcactgagctcgagctgttttgcaaggaggaatgggaaaacatttcagtctctcgatgtgcaaaactgatagagacataccccaagcgacttacagctgtaatcgcagcaaaaggtggcgctacaaagtattaacttaagggggctgaataattgtgcacgcccaatttttcagtttttgatttgttcaaaaagtttgaaatatccaataaatgtcgttccacttcatgattgtgtcccacttgttgttgattcttcacaaaaaaatacagttttatatctttatgtttgaagcctgaaatgtggcaaaaggtcgcaaagttcaagggggccgaatactttcgcaaggcactgtacctgcagtgaagccgctcaacatttacattacattcagtcatctaGCAGACTCCCATCCAGAGTGACCCACAGGAGCAATCAGAGTCAAGCGCCCCGCCCAAGGACATGTCGACAGATCTTCCACCAAGTCAAATCGGGGGCCCAAACCAGCGACCAATTGGCCAccggcccaagctcccaaccTCCAGGCCACCAACCATCCAAGATCCCCCCCGCCCCCCACAGTTCCCAGAGAGCTGCCCCTCTTCGATGGAGAccgtcgctgtacagctattttcaggactctctagagatgttcgatcaggttcaagccTTGcattggctgggccactcaaggacattcagagacttgtcccgaagtcactcctgcattgtcttggctgtgtgcttagggttgttgtcctgttggaaggtgatcctttgcaccagtctgaggtccttaagtactctggagtaggttttcatcaaggatatctgtactttgctctgttcatctttccctcgatcctgactagtctcccagtccctgccgctgaaaaacatccccacagcatgatgctgccaccaccatgcttcaccactatgtcagagtgaccattgggttcttggtcacctccctgacaaaggcccatctcccctgattgttcagtttggccgaacgaccagctctatgaagagtcttggtgtgtAAGGGTTGTCGTCGgtggaaggtgaggaccaaagcgcagcgtggtaagtgttcaactcagaacactaagcagaaaataacaacgtgaatttacaaaaccgaaacagtaccgtgtggccaaaacactcacacggaaacaaacacccacaaaccaaaagtgaaacccaggctacctaagtatgattctcaatctgagacaactaacgacacctgcctctgattgagaaccatactaggtcgaccacaaaaaccaacatagaaaaataaacatagactgcccacccaaaataacagaactatggtcaaaacgtgacagtacccccccccccaaaggtgcggactccggctgcaaaacctgaacctatacgggagggtctgggtgggtgtctggacgcggaccccactccaccatagtttTTTTGCGCCTCTtagcccgcctccgtggcctctttagagcggcgaccctcaccgccgaccttggactggggacccacgccacgggtcccgaatggacgggagactccggccgCGCCGGACAAGCGGGAGGCTAGGGCAGCGGGAGGCTagggcagcgccggacaggcgtgagactccggcagctccggagtgaagggcgattctggcatcgcctggctgactgacggctctggcagctcctggctggctgacggctccggcggctcctggctgactgacggctccggcggctcctggctggctgacggctccggcggctcctggctggctgacggcaccggcggctcctggctggctgacggcaccggcggctcctggctggctgacgactcctggcagactggcggctcctggcagactggcggctctggcagctcctggcagactggcggccccggaggctcaggacagacgtgagactccggcggctcaggacagacgggagactctggcagctcaggacagacgggagactctggcagctcaggacagacgggagactctggtagctcaggacagacgggagactctggcagcgctgggcaggaggaagactctggcagcactggacaggcgggagcacctgtagggaggagacggagagacaccctggtgcggggggctgccaccggagggctggtgcgtggaggtggcactggatagaccggaccgtgaaggcgcactggaggtctcgagcaccgagcctgcccaaccctacctggctgaatgctccccgtagccaggccagtgcgacgaggtggaatagcccgcactgggctgtgctggcgaaccggggacaccatgcgtaggg
This sequence is a window from Oncorhynchus mykiss isolate Arlee chromosome 13, USDA_OmykA_1.1, whole genome shotgun sequence. Protein-coding genes within it:
- the LOC110486112 gene encoding PH domain-containing protein DDB_G0287875 isoform X3, coding for MSLNITVKSEDSESFDEEDESSPLLSGKRGSESAARHDISPGEGGPIEDHAGYSTQHGRLAIKTTSKPIVLSPVMTLPTSSPEFSSQAIVYLIEAVGCRWSLYGTRERSQLFQSVQKELEEQGHCLPVEKIRRKWNNLIVTYKRVKYRGRETGQARTSWEYFEMMDAMLGDTIGAETTSSPTLVTSIPKVNVATETTKTEQKPLLLPHGNLITACTRTLTLVPSSLPLHTPVPSTLPLYTFVRSPPTPVCSSLPLPNPLDTPSPRIANNTDPVQPNPSPAPVAQPPASCHFPSNLSRVHLRRKKRGCFSSSTSKGSSITSPLVQQQKRGEGTSLLQEFLRRQEGHAEEEQVCRSRAEAQGRRYERREVCMAESLGRMATALELLSSKQDTVIALLQRLAERDGK
- the LOC110486112 gene encoding uncharacterized protein LOC110486112 isoform X1 — protein: MSLNITVKSEDSESFDEEDESSPLLSGKRGSESAARHDISPGEGGPIEDHAGYSTQHGRLAIKTTSKPIVLYPVSADCFFSSNVTSADGKTILKIAPAPVMTLPTSSPEFSSQAIVYLIEAVGCRWSLYGTRERSQLFQSVQKELEEQGHCLPVEKIRRKWNNLIVTYKRVKYRGRETGQARTSWEYFEMMDAMLGDTIGAETTSSPTLVTSIPKVNVATETTKTEQKPLLLPHGNLITACTRTLTLVPSSLPLHTPVPSTLPLYTFVRSPPTPVCSSLPLPNPLDTPSPRIANNTDPVQPNPSPAPVAQPPASCHFPSNLSRVHLRRKKRGCFSSSTSKGSSITSPLVQQQKRGEGTSLLQEFLRRQEGHAEEEQVCRSRAEAQGRRYERREVCMAESLGRMATALELLSSKQDTVIALLQRLAERDGK
- the LOC110486112 gene encoding PH domain-containing protein DDB_G0287875 isoform X2, yielding MSLNITVKSEDSESFDEEDESSPLLSGKRGSESAARHDISPGEGGPIEDHAGYSTQHGRLAIKTTSKPIVLYGKTILKIAPAPVMTLPTSSPEFSSQAIVYLIEAVGCRWSLYGTRERSQLFQSVQKELEEQGHCLPVEKIRRKWNNLIVTYKRVKYRGRETGQARTSWEYFEMMDAMLGDTIGAETTSSPTLVTSIPKVNVATETTKTEQKPLLLPHGNLITACTRTLTLVPSSLPLHTPVPSTLPLYTFVRSPPTPVCSSLPLPNPLDTPSPRIANNTDPVQPNPSPAPVAQPPASCHFPSNLSRVHLRRKKRGCFSSSTSKGSSITSPLVQQQKRGEGTSLLQEFLRRQEGHAEEEQVCRSRAEAQGRRYERREVCMAESLGRMATALELLSSKQDTVIALLQRLAERDGK